Within the Paludisphaera rhizosphaerae genome, the region AAAAGGGCGAACTCGGGGTAGTCGATCCGAACCGTCGATCCATCCACCAGGCGAAGCTGGAAAGGCGTGAAGGGTTCGGACTTCAGAACCTCTCGGACTTCTTCCGTTCTCATGAACGTCGTTTCTCCATACCGCGCGGCGGTCGAGGAGGCTCGACCGCCGCGGTCGTCGGCTGGGCTCAGGCCTTCAGTGCGCCGATGGCCTTCTCGGTCCGCTTGAGGATGTCGTCGACCTGGTCGGTCGACTGGAAGCCGATGATGAAGGCGTCGACGGTGCCCAGGCCGAGGACGAACTTGAGGGAGGCGTCGATCTTCTCGGGTTGGGTGATTCGGCCTTCGCCGAGGATCTTCATGCCGACGATCCCCTTGCCGGCGTTGTGCATCTCTTCCAGGACCGAGGCGACCTCGTCAGGCTTCTTGTCGTCCATGATCAGCCCTTCGGGGTTGATCCGGGCGAGGTCGACCTCGACGAACGGCTCTTTGGCGGAGGTGCGGAGCGGGTCCATGCCGTGGCAGCTCGTGCCGTGGGCGCGGATCCGGCCGTCTTCCTTGGCCCGCATCAACTCTTCCATCGCGCCGGTGTGGTCGTGCTGCCAGCCGGTCTTGGTCATGCAGTGGAGCAGCAGGACGTCGATATAGTCCACGCCCAACTCAAGCTTGTAGCGCTCGATGTGGTCGCGGGCGGTGACGGCGTTGGTGGCGTGGGTCTTGGTCTGGATCTGGTACTTGTCGCGGGGAACGCCCTTGAGGGCCTCGCGCAGGTAGACGTGCGAGCCGTACTGGTCGGCGACGTCGAACAGGGTGATCCCCTGGTCCAGGCAGTGGCGGACGACCTTGGTGAAGCCCTTGACCCCCAGCTTGGTCTGGTTGCTCGACTGGCCGCCGCCGACCGTGCCGCTCCCCATGCCGATCAGCGAGGTCTCGATCCCCGTCTTGCCCAGCACGACGCGGGCCTGCGGGCTCGCGGGCAAAGCGTTCTTCGCGAAGGCGGCCCGGGATGTCCCAGCGCCGGCCGTGGCGAGGGCCGCGGCGGTCGCGGACGTGGCGAGGAAGTCGCGGCGGTTCAGCGGCGTCATGGTTCGAGTCTCCCCTGCGGTTGAGGGTCGGTTCGGATCGATCGGGGCCGAGTAGCGGCGGAGTCCTCCCGCCGGCGCGTCCTCCGATTTTATCCCGGTCCCGCCGATGCTACTATGTGGAAGTTCAACAATGGCGAAACGATCCGCCGCCAACGCCCAAGATCCTGTCCCGAAACCACCTGTCTCCGCGAACGTTCTCCGTTCGACGTTCGCGGCGGACAGGATCGGCTCGAACCCGCCGAGAAGGGCGAAACGATGAACACCACGGTCCTGGAACGCGAGAAGTCCGGCGTCGAGACGCAGGTCGCGACAACGATCGCCGTTCCGGCCGACGTCCTCCTGAAGGTCGACGCCGACGCCTTCGCCGCCCTCTGCGCCTCCAACGGCGATCTTCGGCTGGAACTCGACCCGGATGGAGGACTCGTCGTCATGACACCGGCGGGATTGGATTCCAGCGATCGCAACATGGAACTTGGACGTCAGATCGCGAACTGGAACCATGCCGGCCGGTTCGGCAAGGTCTTCGACTCGTCCGGCGGTTTCACACTCCCCAACGGCGCCGTCCGCGCCCCCGACGTCTCCTGGACCGCCCGCCAGCGCTGGCAAGGAGTTCCGCGGGCGGAACGTCGCCGGTTCACTCCGATCGTTCCCGACTTCGTCGCCGAGGTCCTCTCCCCGATCGACTCCCGGGCCGAGATCCAGGCCAAGATGGCCGAATACATCGCCCAGGGGGTTCGTCTCGGTTGGCTTATCGACCCCGATGCACAGACCGTCGAAATCTACAGGCCGGGCCGCGATGTGGAGAGGCTGGCGAAGCCGAAGAGCCTCAGCGGCGAGGACGTCATGGCCGGACTCGTCATCGACCTCGCCGAAATCCTCTACGACGTCGATTGAATGACAGAGGAGCGAGCAATGGGCGCGACCCTGCTGGAACAAGCGAAGGCCGACGTCGCCAAGGACGTCGGGACGACGATCCTTTTGCCGTCCGAAGTCCGCTTGAAGGTCGACGCCGACGCCTTCGCCGCTCTCTGCGCGGCGAACCGAGACATGCGGCTGGAACGCGAGGCCGATGGGGGTTTAGCCGTCATGTCGCCTGCATCGGGTCGGAGCGGTCGGCGAAACATGGAACTCGGCCGTCAGATCGCCAATTGGAACCACACCGCCGATCTTGGAGCGGCCTTCGATTCGTCGACCGGCTTCACCTTCCCCGACGGCTCGATCCTCGCCCCGGACGCGGCCTGGACCCAGCGCGAGCGCTGGGATCGCGTGCCTGTCGAGGACCAGGACCGCTTTCCGCACATCGTCCCGGACTTCGTCGCCGAGCTGCGTTCCCCCAGCGACTCGATCAAGCAACTCCAGGCCAAGACGGCCCATTACATCGCCCAGGGCGTCCGACTCGGCTGGCTGATCGACCCCACCACTCAAACTGTCGAGATCTACCGCCCCGGCCGCGACGTCGAGATCTTGACCAGGCCCGAATCGCTCTCCGGCGAGGAGGTTCTGCCCGGGCTCGTCATGGATCTCAAGGGCGTCCTGTTCGATTGACGCTGTTTGCCGCCTCGGCCGTTCTTGTGGATTCGCGCACCTGAAATTATCGTATTTTCATCCTGGTGTCGGAATTCCCAAGCGACTCGCGAGGCCCTGCAGCATGTTCTCCGATCGATCGGCGTCCCGAGTGGCGTGGAGCGGCCTCGCGGCGCTGGCGGCGGCGGTCGGAGCAGTGCGAGCCCAGGGCCCGCAACCGACGACGGCCGAATACCGCCGCGAAGTTCTGGCGGCGCAGGGGGATGCGGGGCGAGGCAGGGGGCTCTTCGAGAACGTGGCGAAGACGCGGTGCGCCGGCTGTCACTCCGTCGCCGGCAAGGGGCCAGCCATTGGGCCCGACCTCGCGGGGCTCACGACGGCGAACGACCGCGGCGAACTGCTCGACGCCATCCTCGACCCCTCGGCCAAGATCAGCCCGGACTACGTCGCGACGGTCGTCGGGCTGAAGTCGGGCCGGGTGCTTCAGGGGCTCGTCCGACCGCTGGGGGACGCCGATCTGGAGGTCGTCGTCTCAGCCGAAGAGACCGTCCGAGTGGCGCGGACGGACATCGAGGAGCAGGCCGCCAGCCGGGTTTCGATGATGCCGACCGGCCTGCTCCAGGCGCTCTCGCCGGGCGAATCGGCCGACCTGCTGGCCTACCTCGCGACTCTCGGCCCCTCGGGCACGGGCTCGCTCCGAGAGGCCGTCGACGTTCGCGACGTCCCTCGCGCGACCGTCCCCGTCGCCTTCCGGCCCATCATCGCCCCGGCCGAACGCTTCCAACGCCCCGTCTGGTTCGGCCCCGTCCCGGGCCTTCCCGGCGCGGCGATCGTCATCGAGATGCAGCGCGGGCGGCTCTGGCTGCTGGAGGACGACTTCCGCCGCCGCTCCCTGTTTGTCGACGTCGGCGACGACACCACGCCCGGCGAGTTGACGGGCCTTTCGAGCGTCGCCTTCCATCCGGACTTCGCTCGCAACCGCCGGTACTTCCTCAAGCTCCACACCCCGCGATCCGCCGGCCGCCTGGCCGTGCGCGTGGTCGAGCGCAAGGCCGCCCCCGACGGCCGCCGCGATTCGGGCGAGCCCTCGAAACAGATTCTGCACATCCCCGTCTTCAGCGACATCCACAATGGCGGCCACCTCGCCTTCGGGCCTGACGGTTTCCTCTACCTCGGCATGGGCGACACCGGGCCCCAGAACGACGCCCAGGGCCGTGGCCAGAACCTCTCGACCCTGCTGGGCAAAATGCTCCGCATCGATGTGGACCGCGCCGAAGGCGACCGACCCTACGCGATCCCCGCCGACAACCCCTTCGTCGGCCGCCCCGACGTTCGGCCCGAGATCTGGGCCTACGGCTTCCGCGAGCCCTGGCGGTTCAGCTTCGACGCCAGGACCGGCGATTTGTGGGTCGGCGACGTGGGGCAGGGGCTGTTCGAGGAGGTCACCATGCCCCGCGCCGGGGAGAACCACGGCTGGAACGTCTTCGAAGGCGTCCGCCCATTCTCTGACCGCTTCGCCAGACCCAACGCCCGATACGTCCCGCCCGTCTTCGCCTACCATCATCGACTGGGCCCCTCCGTCACCGGAGGTTTCGTCTACCGGGGGGCGAAGAATCCCACCATCGCCGGTAAGTACGTGTTCGGCGACTTCGAAACGCGCCGCGTCTGGGCGCTCGACCAGCGCGATCGGACGCCCACGGCGATCCTCGAGATCGGCCGCGCGCCCGACCGTATCGCCTCGTTCGGGACCGACTCCGAAGGCGAATTGTACGTCGTCGGCCTGGACCAAGGGCTGATCTACCGGATCGACGCGGCCTCCGCCGACCTGACCCCCGCGCTGCCGGCGCGCGAGGTCGTCGCCACCTCACGCCGCGACCCTGCGACCTGGCGCCGGACCGAGCAAAGGCCGGCCGAAGGATGGATCGCCGAGGACTTCGACGACGCCTCGTGGACCGAGCGTCCCGGCGGCTTCGGCACTCGCGGCACGCCCGGGGCGAACGTCCGGACCGAATGGCGGTCGTCCGACGTCTGGCTCCGCCGGGCCTTCGATCTCCCCCCGGGGGACGTCGCCCGTCTCGCCCTGCTCGTCCATCACGATGAGGATGCGGAGATCTACCTCAACGGCGTCCTCGCCGTCCGCCTCCCAGGCTTCATCCGGGAGTACGAGGAAGTCCCCATCGCCGCCGAAGCCCGCGCCGCCCTCCGAACGGGTCGGAACACCCTGGCCGTCCACTGCCGTCAGAACGGCGGCGGCCAGTACATTGACGTCGGGATCATCGATCGCCCGGTCGTCCCCGCGGCCGCGCCGCACTGACCACTTCGGTTCGAGATGATGAAATCGCTCATCGCCCCGCACTCGCATCATTGCGATTCGAATGCCGCATGATTATTGTATTTTAATCATTTCGACCTGAGACGTGGGGCCCGGCTTCGAGGCTGGGTCCGGAACGATGGAGGCCCCTGCCGATGGGATGTTCGTCATCCGTTCGAATCGCGTCAGCGCGCCCGGGTCGAGCCGGGCGACTCGCGCTGCCCCTGCTGCTGGCGGCGATGCTCGCCGGGTGTGGGGAATCGGGCGAGCCGCCCATCGAACCGCCCTCGGGATTCCCATCGGCCAAACTGGCGGAGTCGCTCCGGGCCGTGGCCGCTTCGGCCGCTGCTGCGAAGGCGACGCCCGTTTCCGCTCCGACCGCTGACGCGCCGTCGACCTCGCCGACACCCGCGCCCGCGTCGACTTCGACGCCGGCTGCACCGCTGACTTCGGCGGAGATCGTCGCTCGGGTGGAGCCCTCGGTGGCGGTGGTCAGGGGCAAGGGGAAGACGGGGACGGGGTTCATGGTCGCGCCGGGGCTGCTTGCGACCAACGCCCACGTGATCGAGGGGGCGAATTCCAAGGACCTGGAGGTCCGGTTTCCTTCCGCGCCCGACGGCAAGAAGGGACCTTTCCCGGCCGAGGTGGTCTTCCGCCGGCGGGGTCGGGACCTGGCCATCCTGAAGGTGGCGGCCGACCTCCCGCCGCTGGAGATCGCCGACGCCTACAAGTTCCAGAAGGGGGCCGACGTCCTGGTGATCGGCAACCCGGGCTTCGGCAAGGACATGGTGCTGGAGAACGCCGTCAGTCGGGGGGTCATGAGCACGAAGGCCGCCATCGAAGGCCGCGACTATTACCAGATGTCGATCGCGATCAACCCCGGCAACTCGGGAGGTCCGGTCGTCGACGGCGCGGGCAAGGTGGTCGGCGTGGCGACCCTGAAGTCGAACCTGCTGGAGGGGACCGCGTTCTGCGTCCCGGCCGACGACCTGCGCACGGTGATCACCCAGGCAACCACTCCCGGCGGCCCCGCCCCCGACTCTGCCGAGTCCGTCGGCTCCGCGGGGCTCCGTTACGCCTGGAAGCCCGGCCAGACCTACGTCTACTCCGTGACCGCCACCTACGAGGCCGGCAAGGAAGTCGTCGTCCTCCAGGGGAGCAGCATCTACCGCGCCCGAGACGCGGAGGCCGACGGAGTGAAACTGGCCCACAGCGGCTGGCTCGTGACGCGCCGGCGTCCCAAGAATCCCGGGCTTGGCGCGAAGTCCCAGGTCCAGTCTCCCGCGGCGCCTTCCAGGGTCGAGATGATCCTCGACGAACAGGGGAACGTGACGACCGAATTCCAGGGCGCGATCCCCCTCCCGCTCCTCGGCGACCTCGCGCTGCTGGCGATCGAACCACTCCCCGAAGGCTCCGAGGATCGTTGGGACGACGAGCACCCAATCAGCCTCAACATCTCGCGGACCACTCCCGGTTCGTCGGCCTCGCCGTTCCGCTTCGAGCGCCCCAGCCTGCTCGAAAGCCGGATGCGATCGCGTCTGCGGCCGGGGATTCGCCCGGGGATCCGCACGCGGCCGGGGATTAGCGTCCGCCCCGCACCGGCGCAGGTGCAGGTTGAAGCCCACCCCGGCCGGGAGACCTCCGAGTTCACTCGCAAGTCCCTGGCCGACGGTCGAGCGACCATCGCCAAGACTTACAATCTGCGGACCGACGACATCGTCGGCGCCGGCCCGATGCTGGAGGTTTCTGGCGAGGGGACGTTCACCTTTGACGTCAATGAAGGGGTTCCCGCGGGTTTGGAGTTCCACGGCCAGATCGTCCAGAACACCGAGAACGAGACGCTGCGGATCCCGGTCCGCGTGGAGTGCCGCCGCCTCGAAGGGGCGGAGCGCGACCTGGCGATGCGGTTCCCGGCCGTGCCGCCCACCGCGATGACGCCGATCGACGCCGACGACGTGAAGCAGGCGCTCGCCGGGCTGAAGTCGTCGGACGCCGGGAAGCGTCGCGAGGCGGCCAACTTCCTCCGCGACGGAACCCCGGTCGAGACTCGCCGCGACGCCGTCGCCCAGGCGCTGAAGGGCTTGCTGAACGACGGCGACGGCTCGATCCGAGCCGCGGCCGTCCAGGCTCTGGGCGTCTGGGGAGGGCCCGCCGCCCCTTCCTGGCTGCTCGCCCGCCTGGACGACGACCGCTTCGGCGCCCGCGACGAGGTGTTTGAGGCCCTCGCCCGGCTCACGCCCGACGACAAGAGCGCGGCCGCGGTGGCGTCGAAGCTCAAGGGGGACGACCGCGGCCGGGCCGCGCGGACGCTTCGCGCCTGGGGCTCGGCCGCCGAGCCGGCCCTGCTCGGATTGGTCGACGGCTCGGAACCGATGGAGACCCGATCCGAGGCTTGCCGGATCCTCAAGGACGTCGGCACCTCTCGCTCGGAGTCGGTCCTCCGCCGGCTGGCCCAGGCCGCTTCCGGCGAGGAAATGGGCCGAGCGGCCGAGTCAGCCGCCCGCGCGATCGAGCGTCGTCGGATGACCGAGGCCGACGTCGCGGCGACCCTCGCCGACCTGAACTCGGGCGAGGTCCGCCGCCGCCGAGAAGCCGCCGACCGACTCGCCGCCGTCGCCCCGATCGCGGACCGACGCGCGACAGTCGCGCAGACCCTCGCGGAGAACGTGGACGACCCCGACGTCTTCGCCCGAGGCGCGATCGTCAAGGCGCTGCGGAATTGGTCCGACCCCGCCGCCGCGAAGCCCCTCTTTGAGAAGCTCAAGAACCCGAAGTTTCAGGGGTGGCGTGAGGCGATCGAGATCCTGGGGTCGCTCGGCCCGAAGGCCCAGACCGAGGCGGTCGAGGCGGTCGCCTCGCGAGTGAAGGACGACCGCGGCCTGGTTTTCCGCGTCCTCCAGGAGATCGGGCCGCCGGCCTTGCCCGTCCTGATCCGACTGGCCGACCCGAAAGGCGACACGGACGTCCGCCGCGAGGCTCTGCAAGCGCTCGGCCGCGTCGCCGATCCCTCCGTCCTCCCGCTGCTTCGCGCGGCGGCCGCGGAGAAGGACAAGGCCTTCCTCGTCATGGCCGCCAACGGTGCGATCCGCGACGTCGAACGCCGCAACCTCTCGCCGAAGGAGTTGAACGATCTGATCGGCCGTCTGAAGGCCTCCGACCCGAACCAACGCCGGGACCCTCTGCGCCGACTGACCGAAGTCCACCTCGACGACGCCCGGCGCGCCCAGGTCGTCGCGGCGCTCAAGCCGCTGTTGCTCGATTCCGAAGAATGGACCCAGGGAGACGCGCTCCGCGCTCTCCGATCCCAGGGCGGGGCTGAGGCGCTCGACGCCCTGCGGGAGGCCGCCGCCAACCCGGCCTTCCGACCGTGGCGCGACGCCGTCCAGGCCCTCGCCGAGGAGACTCCAACGCCCGCCGTCGCCGAGCTGGTCGTCGGCCGGATGGGCGACGATCGCGGGCACTGCATCCGGACGCTGGAGAAGATCGGCCCCGTCGCCGGCCCGGTCGTGCTGAAGGCCTTCCAGGAGTCGAGCGACTCCAAGGAGCGCCTGGAGCTTTGTCGCCTGCTGGAACGGGTCGGCGGTCCGGAAGCCCTCGGAGCGCTCCACGAGATGACGTCCCAGAAGGAGTCCGGCGCTCTCGCCCACCTTGCCGAGGACGCGCTCCGCGGCATCGACGAGCGGAAGTAACTCAGTCGCA harbors:
- a CDS encoding Uma2 family endonuclease; the protein is MNTTVLEREKSGVETQVATTIAVPADVLLKVDADAFAALCASNGDLRLELDPDGGLVVMTPAGLDSSDRNMELGRQIANWNHAGRFGKVFDSSGGFTLPNGAVRAPDVSWTARQRWQGVPRAERRRFTPIVPDFVAEVLSPIDSRAEIQAKMAEYIAQGVRLGWLIDPDAQTVEIYRPGRDVERLAKPKSLSGEDVMAGLVIDLAEILYDVD
- a CDS encoding HEAT repeat domain-containing protein, whose amino-acid sequence is MGCSSSVRIASARPGRAGRLALPLLLAAMLAGCGESGEPPIEPPSGFPSAKLAESLRAVAASAAAAKATPVSAPTADAPSTSPTPAPASTSTPAAPLTSAEIVARVEPSVAVVRGKGKTGTGFMVAPGLLATNAHVIEGANSKDLEVRFPSAPDGKKGPFPAEVVFRRRGRDLAILKVAADLPPLEIADAYKFQKGADVLVIGNPGFGKDMVLENAVSRGVMSTKAAIEGRDYYQMSIAINPGNSGGPVVDGAGKVVGVATLKSNLLEGTAFCVPADDLRTVITQATTPGGPAPDSAESVGSAGLRYAWKPGQTYVYSVTATYEAGKEVVVLQGSSIYRARDAEADGVKLAHSGWLVTRRRPKNPGLGAKSQVQSPAAPSRVEMILDEQGNVTTEFQGAIPLPLLGDLALLAIEPLPEGSEDRWDDEHPISLNISRTTPGSSASPFRFERPSLLESRMRSRLRPGIRPGIRTRPGISVRPAPAQVQVEAHPGRETSEFTRKSLADGRATIAKTYNLRTDDIVGAGPMLEVSGEGTFTFDVNEGVPAGLEFHGQIVQNTENETLRIPVRVECRRLEGAERDLAMRFPAVPPTAMTPIDADDVKQALAGLKSSDAGKRREAANFLRDGTPVETRRDAVAQALKGLLNDGDGSIRAAAVQALGVWGGPAAPSWLLARLDDDRFGARDEVFEALARLTPDDKSAAAVASKLKGDDRGRAARTLRAWGSAAEPALLGLVDGSEPMETRSEACRILKDVGTSRSESVLRRLAQAASGEEMGRAAESAARAIERRRMTEADVAATLADLNSGEVRRRREAADRLAAVAPIADRRATVAQTLAENVDDPDVFARGAIVKALRNWSDPAAAKPLFEKLKNPKFQGWREAIEILGSLGPKAQTEAVEAVASRVKDDRGLVFRVLQEIGPPALPVLIRLADPKGDTDVRREALQALGRVADPSVLPLLRAAAAEKDKAFLVMAANGAIRDVERRNLSPKELNDLIGRLKASDPNQRRDPLRRLTEVHLDDARRAQVVAALKPLLLDSEEWTQGDALRALRSQGGAEALDALREAAANPAFRPWRDAVQALAEETPTPAVAELVVGRMGDDRGHCIRTLEKIGPVAGPVVLKAFQESSDSKERLELCRLLERVGGPEALGALHEMTSQKESGALAHLAEDALRGIDERK
- a CDS encoding aldo/keto reductase, which gives rise to MTPLNRRDFLATSATAAALATAGAGTSRAAFAKNALPASPQARVVLGKTGIETSLIGMGSGTVGGGQSSNQTKLGVKGFTKVVRHCLDQGITLFDVADQYGSHVYLREALKGVPRDKYQIQTKTHATNAVTARDHIERYKLELGVDYIDVLLLHCMTKTGWQHDHTGAMEELMRAKEDGRIRAHGTSCHGMDPLRTSAKEPFVEVDLARINPEGLIMDDKKPDEVASVLEEMHNAGKGIVGMKILGEGRITQPEKIDASLKFVLGLGTVDAFIIGFQSTDQVDDILKRTEKAIGALKA
- a CDS encoding Uma2 family endonuclease, which translates into the protein MGATLLEQAKADVAKDVGTTILLPSEVRLKVDADAFAALCAANRDMRLEREADGGLAVMSPASGRSGRRNMELGRQIANWNHTADLGAAFDSSTGFTFPDGSILAPDAAWTQRERWDRVPVEDQDRFPHIVPDFVAELRSPSDSIKQLQAKTAHYIAQGVRLGWLIDPTTQTVEIYRPGRDVEILTRPESLSGEEVLPGLVMDLKGVLFD
- a CDS encoding PQQ-dependent sugar dehydrogenase, whose translation is MFSDRSASRVAWSGLAALAAAVGAVRAQGPQPTTAEYRREVLAAQGDAGRGRGLFENVAKTRCAGCHSVAGKGPAIGPDLAGLTTANDRGELLDAILDPSAKISPDYVATVVGLKSGRVLQGLVRPLGDADLEVVVSAEETVRVARTDIEEQAASRVSMMPTGLLQALSPGESADLLAYLATLGPSGTGSLREAVDVRDVPRATVPVAFRPIIAPAERFQRPVWFGPVPGLPGAAIVIEMQRGRLWLLEDDFRRRSLFVDVGDDTTPGELTGLSSVAFHPDFARNRRYFLKLHTPRSAGRLAVRVVERKAAPDGRRDSGEPSKQILHIPVFSDIHNGGHLAFGPDGFLYLGMGDTGPQNDAQGRGQNLSTLLGKMLRIDVDRAEGDRPYAIPADNPFVGRPDVRPEIWAYGFREPWRFSFDARTGDLWVGDVGQGLFEEVTMPRAGENHGWNVFEGVRPFSDRFARPNARYVPPVFAYHHRLGPSVTGGFVYRGAKNPTIAGKYVFGDFETRRVWALDQRDRTPTAILEIGRAPDRIASFGTDSEGELYVVGLDQGLIYRIDAASADLTPALPAREVVATSRRDPATWRRTEQRPAEGWIAEDFDDASWTERPGGFGTRGTPGANVRTEWRSSDVWLRRAFDLPPGDVARLALLVHHDEDAEIYLNGVLAVRLPGFIREYEEVPIAAEARAALRTGRNTLAVHCRQNGGGQYIDVGIIDRPVVPAAAPH